One genomic window of Elaeis guineensis isolate ETL-2024a chromosome 2, EG11, whole genome shotgun sequence includes the following:
- the LOC140855602 gene encoding uncharacterized protein — MVDRMVVAMGCSRGDHGFCHDSARWWVFPLSSDEGVVRRPPFWPLRWLRWQREWTSKQCGRSPGVSRPTKEKGAAASGSVKKARTEETSSATPAQAALAVDVPSDVEPPAPRASSKSSPAEVLASGVRFEEVPGVERERRRKSVARRVSSHRAANEEPHGSEEEPGENPFNDRDLIKRLINGCILSEVVQRIDRADPEQRVWDSLGSFLEIGHQLLANIEATNRARRDAIQAEESRRAEVVRFKEKVAEVANLQEALEKEKQISEETVRKAEAEIANLTEQISILISEARVLAVEEFKASAEMRDLNVKFDQKAFIKGFELCQEKVVKKFFEFDLSFLNEVSEDEVGPSPTATVTAASLPRTPSSPTSTSEV, encoded by the exons GTGGTGGCGATGGGCTGCAGTCGTGGGGACCACGGCTTTTGCCACGATAGCGCGAGGTGGTGGGTTTTTCCACTGTCCTCCGACGAAGGGGTGGTCCGCCGCCCTCCCTTCTGGCCTCTCCGGTGGTTGAGATGGCAAAGA gaatggacgtcgaagcagtgcggacgctcgccaggggtctcaaggcccacaaaagaaaaaggcgccgcggcctccggatcggtaaagaaggccagaacggaggagacgagctcggccacgcctgcccaggcggccctcgcggtcgacgtgccttcagacgtcgagcctccggctccccgggcctcttcaaagagttcccccgctgaggttctcgcttcgggggtccgcttcgaggaggtgccaggggttgagagggagaggagaaggaagtcggtggcccgtagggtgagtagccaccgggcCGCCAACGAAGAGCCCcacggttccgaagaagagccaggggagaatccctttaatgacagggacttgataaagcgactgatcaacggctgcatcctgtctgaagtcgtccagaggattgatcgtgccgatcccgaacagcgggtttgggactctctaggatcctttctcgag atcggacatcagctccttgccaacatcgaggcgacgaaccgggcgagaagggatgccatccaggcggaggagagtcgtcGGGCTGAAGTCGTCCGCTTCAAAGAAAAAGTtgctgaggtagccaacctccaagaggcccttgagaaagaaaaacagatctcggaggagacggtgaggaaggcggaggccgagatcgcgaatttgacggagcagatttcgattctgatctcggaggccagggtcctagcagtagaggagtttaaggcctccgcggagatgagggacctgaacgtcaaattCGATCaaaaagcattcatcaaagggttcgagctctgccaggagaaggtggtcaagaaatttttcgagttcgatctcagcttcttgaacGAGGTATCTGAAGACGAAGtcgggccctctcccactgccaccGTCACCGCAGCatcccttccaagaacaccgagctccccgacttctacttcagaggtctga